A stretch of the uncultured Trichococcus sp. genome encodes the following:
- the tgt gene encoding tRNA guanosine(34) transglycosylase Tgt, whose product MTEPAIRYRLIKKEKHTGARLGEIITPHGTFQTPMFMPVGTLATVKTMSPEELKAMGSQIILSNTYHLWLRPGSDLVEEAGGLHKFMNWDRGILTDSGGFQVFSLSENRQITEAGVHFRNHLNGSKMFLSPEKAIHIENQLGADIIMSFDECPPYSESYDYIKASVERTTRWAERGLEAHKKPDQQGLFGIIQGAGYKDLRLQSARELISLDFPGYSIGGLSVGETKEEMNGVLDYLTPVMPENKPRYLMGVGAPDSLIDGVIRGIDMFDCVLPTRIARNGTCMTSSGRLVIKNAKYERDFRPLDEKCECYTCKNYTRAYIRHLFKADETFGLRLTTYHNLHFLINLMNNVRQAIMDDNLLEFREAFVEEYGFNVENPKKF is encoded by the coding sequence TTGACTGAACCAGCGATTCGTTATCGCCTTATCAAAAAAGAAAAACATACAGGTGCGCGTTTGGGAGAGATCATCACCCCGCACGGCACTTTTCAGACACCCATGTTCATGCCGGTAGGCACTTTGGCCACCGTAAAGACGATGTCTCCTGAAGAATTGAAGGCAATGGGTTCCCAAATCATCCTGAGCAACACTTATCACCTTTGGCTCAGACCGGGATCGGACTTGGTGGAAGAAGCAGGCGGCCTGCATAAATTCATGAATTGGGACAGAGGGATTTTGACCGATTCAGGCGGTTTTCAGGTCTTCTCATTGAGCGAGAACAGACAGATCACTGAGGCTGGTGTGCATTTTCGGAATCATCTGAACGGGTCGAAAATGTTCCTTTCACCGGAAAAAGCGATCCATATCGAAAATCAATTGGGTGCCGACATCATCATGAGCTTTGATGAATGTCCACCTTACAGCGAAAGCTACGACTATATCAAAGCATCGGTCGAAAGAACGACCAGATGGGCAGAGCGCGGCCTTGAAGCTCACAAAAAGCCCGATCAACAAGGCTTGTTCGGCATCATCCAAGGAGCGGGCTACAAGGATTTAAGGCTGCAGAGCGCCAGGGAACTGATTTCTTTGGATTTCCCGGGCTATTCTATCGGCGGACTGTCGGTAGGTGAGACGAAGGAAGAGATGAACGGAGTGCTTGATTATCTGACGCCAGTCATGCCCGAGAACAAACCGAGGTATCTGATGGGTGTAGGTGCGCCGGATTCTTTGATCGACGGAGTCATCCGCGGAATCGACATGTTCGACTGCGTCTTGCCGACCCGTATCGCGCGGAACGGCACTTGTATGACAAGCAGCGGCCGTTTGGTCATCAAAAATGCGAAGTATGAACGGGATTTCCGTCCGTTGGATGAAAAATGCGAGTGCTACACCTGCAAAAACTATACACGTGCTTACATCCGTCATTTGTTCAAGGCTGATGAAACATTCGGCTTACGCTTAACGACTTATCATAATCTTCATTTCCTGATAAATCTGATGAACAATGTGCGCCAAGCCATCATGGATGACAATCTTTTGGAGTTCAGGGAAGCGTTCGTGGAGGAATATGGTTTCAATGTTGAAAATCCGAAGAAGTTTTAG
- the floA gene encoding flotillin-like protein FloA (flotillin-like protein involved in membrane lipid rafts), whose translation MTEGLIGIIFIAVFVVLFLSLFFRFVPVGLWITAYFSGVKVKISNLVGMRLRRVAPYMIVQPMIKATKAGLMIDINELEAHHLAGGDVNMVIDALIAAQRANIDLGFEKAAAIDLAGRNVLEAVKMSVNPKVIETPIIAGVAMNGIEVKAKAKVTVRANIERLVGGAGEETIIARVGEGIVTTVGSAKMHTSVLENPDSISQTILKKGLDSGTAFEILSIDIADVDVGRNVGAKLQAEQAEADKRVAQAKAEERRAFAVAEEQEMIAEVQRMRAKVVESEAQVPLAMAEALRNGNIGVMDYYKMKNIIADTEMRSSISEFPTDRSDPE comes from the coding sequence ATGACAGAAGGATTGATAGGAATCATCTTTATTGCAGTATTTGTGGTACTGTTTTTATCTTTGTTTTTCCGTTTTGTCCCGGTTGGTCTGTGGATTACTGCTTATTTTTCGGGAGTGAAAGTGAAAATCTCGAACCTGGTCGGCATGCGGTTGCGCCGAGTAGCACCCTATATGATCGTGCAGCCGATGATAAAAGCCACGAAAGCGGGACTGATGATTGATATAAATGAATTGGAGGCACATCATCTTGCTGGCGGGGATGTCAATATGGTCATCGATGCGCTGATTGCGGCGCAGCGTGCCAATATCGATTTAGGTTTTGAAAAAGCTGCTGCCATCGATTTGGCCGGTCGTAACGTGCTGGAAGCGGTTAAGATGAGCGTTAACCCGAAAGTCATCGAAACACCGATCATCGCGGGTGTCGCCATGAACGGGATTGAAGTAAAGGCCAAAGCGAAAGTTACGGTACGTGCCAACATCGAGCGTTTGGTCGGCGGTGCGGGCGAAGAAACAATCATCGCCCGGGTCGGAGAAGGGATTGTCACAACTGTCGGTTCTGCGAAGATGCATACTTCCGTCTTGGAGAATCCGGACTCCATTTCCCAAACAATCCTGAAAAAAGGGCTGGATTCGGGTACTGCTTTTGAGATATTGTCCATCGATATCGCTGACGTTGATGTCGGCCGCAACGTGGGCGCAAAATTGCAGGCGGAACAAGCGGAGGCGGATAAGCGTGTGGCCCAAGCGAAAGCGGAAGAACGTCGGGCTTTTGCGGTCGCTGAAGAACAGGAAATGATCGCTGAAGTGCAGAGGATGCGGGCGAAAGTGGTCGAATCCGAAGCGCAGGTGCCATTGGCAATGGCAGAAGCGTTACGCAACGGCAATATTGGGGTAATGGATTATTATAAAATGAAAAATATCATAGCGGATACAGAAATGAGGAGCAGCATTTCGGAGTTTCCGACAGATAGAAGCGATCCGGAATGA
- a CDS encoding NfeD family protein has product MTLLLFLFGIMLLVVELFIPDFGLVGIGGFLMVAAGLFLNNERIMESVLDVSLAIIISGIATSVLLKKGYKFLPDQSKLILDTSLNRERGYSSSQDYSNFLGMTGTAKTTLRPAGKVEIGGVELDVVSDGKVISEGKQIQVIKVEGVKITVKELDGE; this is encoded by the coding sequence ATGACGTTGCTGTTGTTCCTGTTCGGGATCATGTTGTTGGTTGTGGAGTTGTTCATACCCGATTTTGGGTTGGTGGGGATCGGGGGGTTCCTGATGGTAGCGGCCGGACTGTTTTTGAATAATGAACGTATTATGGAAAGTGTGTTGGATGTGAGTTTGGCGATCATCATATCCGGGATAGCGACGTCGGTTCTGTTGAAAAAAGGTTACAAATTCCTGCCGGATCAAAGCAAATTGATTCTCGATACGTCTTTGAATCGTGAGCGCGGTTATTCGTCCAGCCAGGACTATTCCAATTTTTTGGGAATGACCGGAACTGCCAAGACGACATTGCGGCCAGCCGGAAAAGTTGAAATCGGAGGTGTGGAACTAGATGTAGTCAGTGACGGGAAGGTCATATCGGAAGGGAAACAGATTCAGGTTATAAAGGTTGAAGGAGTCAAAATTACTGTTAAGGAGTTGGATGGAGAATGA